The following are encoded in a window of Corynebacterium marinum DSM 44953 genomic DNA:
- a CDS encoding MarR family winged helix-turn-helix transcriptional regulator produces MNNGPEEWLSDQEVQTWLNIWSFHVWLPTRLEAQLKRDAGISHYDHFALTRLWSAENHTLRMSELASASDMTLSHLSRVITRLEKPGLVRRLADPDDGRSTLAQLTEQGVELLRQAAPGHVSEVRRLIFDNLCPEEQRQFGAAMSKIVAAMGQEEQKGPSR; encoded by the coding sequence ATGAATAACGGGCCCGAGGAATGGCTCTCAGACCAGGAGGTGCAGACCTGGCTGAACATCTGGTCGTTCCACGTGTGGTTGCCCACCCGGTTGGAAGCGCAGCTCAAGCGGGACGCCGGGATCAGCCACTACGACCATTTCGCCCTGACCCGCCTGTGGTCCGCGGAGAATCACACGCTGCGCATGAGCGAGCTGGCTTCCGCGTCGGACATGACGCTCTCGCACCTGTCCCGGGTGATCACCCGCCTGGAGAAGCCTGGACTGGTGCGTCGGCTGGCAGACCCGGACGACGGACGGTCGACGCTGGCGCAGCTGACGGAGCAGGGAGTGGAACTGCTCAGGCAGGCCGCCCCCGGGCACGTTTCCGAGGTGCGGCGGCTGATCTTCGACAACCTCTGCCCCGAAGAGCAGCGCCAGTTCGGGGCGGCCATGAGCAAGATCGTCGCCGCGATGGGCCAGGAGGAGCAGAAGGGCCCCTCCCGCTAG
- a CDS encoding P1 family peptidase has protein sequence MDPLLDVPGLLLGHVSLGDTGVTAVVAESGSGMVAGVDVRGGGPGTRETDLLAPHNTVERVHAIILSGGSAFGLAAADGAMVELERAGRGFPVLGEGRPGPRVPIVPAAVIFDLFVGDPGHRPTAADGAAAVRAALSGGGSGGSGSVGAGCGATAGVLRGGVGQASRRAGEYVVSALVVANPVGEVIDPVSGLLWGDPTRAPVDLARLSELAHPASTLNTTIGVVATDAPVTVAQATRLAMVGHDGIARAVRPAHSPLDGDTLFAVSTAEKAAGVGVPELHELSAAAAEVVQAALVDAVTAAAPGHGLGTWTEILVDPAGRRSSP, from the coding sequence GTGGATCCGCTTCTCGACGTCCCCGGCCTCCTGCTCGGCCACGTCTCCCTCGGAGACACAGGCGTCACGGCCGTGGTCGCCGAGTCCGGGTCCGGCATGGTGGCGGGTGTCGACGTCAGGGGTGGGGGTCCCGGAACCCGGGAGACGGATCTGCTGGCGCCGCACAACACCGTGGAACGAGTTCACGCGATCATCCTGTCCGGCGGTTCGGCGTTCGGGCTGGCCGCTGCGGACGGCGCGATGGTGGAGCTCGAGCGCGCCGGGCGGGGTTTCCCGGTCCTTGGCGAGGGACGTCCCGGCCCGCGGGTGCCGATCGTCCCCGCCGCCGTCATCTTCGATCTCTTCGTCGGGGACCCCGGCCACCGTCCGACGGCGGCCGACGGTGCGGCGGCGGTCCGCGCGGCGCTGTCCGGCGGCGGGTCCGGCGGCAGCGGCAGCGTCGGGGCGGGTTGCGGTGCCACGGCAGGTGTCCTGCGCGGCGGGGTGGGGCAGGCCTCGCGGCGGGCGGGGGAGTATGTGGTTTCGGCGCTGGTGGTGGCCAATCCGGTGGGGGAGGTGATCGACCCGGTGTCGGGCCTGCTCTGGGGTGACCCGACCCGCGCGCCGGTGGACCTCGCCAGGTTGAGCGAGCTGGCGCACCCGGCCTCGACACTGAACACCACCATCGGGGTGGTCGCGACCGACGCGCCGGTGACGGTCGCGCAGGCCACCCGCCTGGCGATGGTCGGGCACGACGGCATCGCCCGGGCGGTCCGCCCGGCGCACTCGCCGCTCGACGGCGACACTTTGTTCGCGGTGTCGACCGCGGAAAAGGCGGCCGGGGTGGGGGTCCCGGAACTGCACGAACTGTCGGCCGCGGCCGCCGAGGTGGTGCAGGCCGCCCTCGTCGACGCCGTCACCGCGGCCGCGCCGGGTCACGGCCTGGGCACGTGGACGGAGATCCTCGTCGACCCTGCCGGCCGCCGCTCATCCCCGTAG
- a CDS encoding rhomboid family intramembrane serine protease encodes MSQPLAYPPSPRPAGAVQTAAQRGRGAVRSGIKFAAGYVLVIWAVHLINVLAFGGYLVFFGINPLDVSSVWHILTSPLLHANIEHLVSNTFPGAIFSFLIGMSRARVWWEVTAFVVVVGGVGVWFFGGVGTNHIGASGLVYGWLAYLLVRGVFNRHFLQLVLGVILGIAYAGLVIGLLPGVPGVSWQAHLFGAVGGVAAGMFITSDDPPALRAKRRQRSLEQGGSRTRRGLR; translated from the coding sequence ATGAGCCAGCCACTCGCTTACCCACCTTCCCCCCGGCCCGCCGGGGCCGTGCAGACTGCGGCGCAAAGGGGCCGGGGCGCGGTTCGTTCCGGAATCAAGTTCGCCGCCGGTTACGTCCTGGTCATCTGGGCCGTCCACCTCATCAATGTCCTCGCCTTCGGCGGTTATCTGGTGTTCTTCGGCATCAACCCCCTGGATGTGTCGTCTGTCTGGCACATCCTGACGTCGCCGCTGCTGCACGCGAACATCGAACACCTAGTTTCTAATACATTTCCTGGGGCAATTTTCAGCTTCCTCATAGGTATGTCCCGTGCCCGGGTGTGGTGGGAGGTGACCGCTTTCGTGGTCGTCGTCGGAGGCGTCGGCGTGTGGTTTTTCGGCGGCGTGGGCACCAACCACATCGGAGCCTCCGGGCTGGTCTACGGCTGGCTGGCCTACCTGCTGGTGCGTGGCGTGTTCAACCGGCATTTCCTCCAGCTGGTCCTCGGCGTCATCCTGGGGATCGCCTACGCCGGGCTGGTCATCGGTCTTTTGCCGGGCGTGCCCGGGGTCTCCTGGCAGGCGCACCTGTTCGGCGCCGTCGGCGGCGTGGCGGCCGGCATGTTCATCACGTCCGACGATCCCCCGGCGTTGCGGGCGAAGCGTCGGCAGCGTTCCCTGGAGCAGGGCGGTAGCCGAACCCGCCGGGGCCTGAGGTAG